In Perca flavescens isolate YP-PL-M2 chromosome 7, PFLA_1.0, whole genome shotgun sequence, the following proteins share a genomic window:
- the samhd1 gene encoding deoxynucleoside triphosphate triphosphohydrolase SAMHD1, with amino-acid sequence MENRKRPLGAVVTPNDSFKTPEKRVSEVRLPDSDYMRWGVEETCRFLRGEGLGEWEDIFKAQKITGIGLRYLKDADLEKIGIKYLGDRLQILHSLRKLWQIEAEANKVFNDPIHGHVELHPLLIQIIDTPQFQRLRNLKQLGGTYFVFPGASHNRFEHCIGVGHLAGRLVQALNERQPELLISRRDILCVQIAGLCHDLGHGPFSHMFDGKFIPKARPGISWKHEKASLDMFDYLVKDNGLKPVMEQHGLVLPEDLEFIKEQIAGPPDTNAAQGQKWPYKGRPEDKSFLYEIVANKRNGIDVDKWDYFARDCYHLGIQNNFDYRRFLKFARVCEVDGQKHICTRDKEVGNLYDMFHTRNCLHRRAYQHKVGNIIETMIAEAFLKADKHIQIEGSEGKMFTLSTAIDDMEAYTKLTDHIFEQILHSSSPELAESRQILRNIICRRLYKCLGQTQADKPMSFTQETIRSWEADLARSIPQSGAQDVRLQPEDFVVNVIFMDYGMKEKNPINNVRFYCKDDLTTAIQIRKNQVSKLLPEQFAEQLIRVHCKKTDDRSLEAAKKHFVQWCMNMNFSKPQDGDIIAPELTPLKASWSNNNEGEDGKGGDFREGNCTSVNGQKKAKIHLSF; translated from the exons ATGGAGAACAGAAAACGACCGTTAGGGGCAGTTGTGACCCCTAATGACAGCTTCAAAACGCCGGAGAAGAGAGTGTCAGAGGTCCGGCTGCCTGACTCGGACTACATGCGATGGGGAGTAGAGGAAACATGTCGATTCCTGCGAGGAGAGGGTCTCGGAGAATGGGAAGATATATTTAAAG CACAAAAAATCACAGGCATCGGGCTGCGGTATCTCAAGGATGCTGATCTGGAGAAGATTGGCATAAA GTACCTTGGTGACCGTCTGCAGATCCTACACAGCCTCAGGAAGCTGTGGCAGATAGAAGCAGAGGCAAATAAG GTGTTTAATGATCCCATCCACGGTCATGTGGAGTTGCACCCTCTTCTCATCCAAATCATCGACACACCTCAGTTCCAGAGACTACGAAACCTCAAGCAGCTTGGAGGGACCTACTTTGTTTTTCCTGGAGCCTCCCACAACCGCTTTGAGCACTGCATTGG GGTGGGTCACTTGGCAGGGAGACTTGTACAAGCTCTGAACGAGAGGCAGCCAGAACTCCTCATCTCTCGCAGAGACATCCTTTGTGTGCAGATCGCTGGGCTCTGCCATGACCTGG GACATGGGCCATTTTCCCATATGTTTGACGGGAAGTTCATCCCCAAAGCACGTCCGGGAATTTCCTGGAAG CATGAGAAAGCCTCTCTCGACATGTTTGATTACCTGGTAAAAGACAATGGCCTGAAGCCGGTGATGGAGCAGCACGGCCTGGTGCTACCCGAGGACCTGGAGTTTATTAAAGAACAGATTGCTGGACCACCGGACACTAATGCAGCTCAAGGCCAGAAG TGGCCATATAAAGGCCGTCCAGAAGACAAGTCCTTCCTCTATGAAATCGTGGCCAACAAAAGAAATGGCATTGATGTGGACAAGTGGGACTACTTTGCCAG GGACTGCTACCACCTGGGCATCCAGAACAACTTTGACTATCGCCGCTTCCTAAAGTTTGCCAGGGTGTGTGAAGTGGACGGGCAGAAGCACATCTGCACTAGAGACAAG GAGGTGGGTAATCTGTATGACATGTTCCATACGAGGAATTGTCTCCACAGAAGAGCCTACCAGCACAAAGTGGGCAACATCATAGAAACTAT GATTGCAGAGGCCTTTTTAAAAGCAGACAAGCACATACAGATTGAAGGCTCAGAAGGGAAGATGTTTACTCTCTCCACAGCCATAGATGACATGGAGGCCTACACCAAGCTGACAG ATCATATTTTTGAGCAAATACTGCACTCCTCCTCCCCGGAGCTGGCTGAATCGAGGCAGATTCTACGCAACATCATCTGTCGACGCCTCTATAAGTGTCTGGGCCAAACCCAGGCAGACAAACCCATGAGTTTcacccag GAGACGATTCGCAGCTGGGAAGCAGATCTGGCTCGATCCATCCCTCAGAGCGGCGCCCAGGATGTCCGTCTGCAGCCAGAGGACTTTGTAGTTAAT GTCATTTTTATGGACTACGGGATGAAGGAAAAGAACCCCATCAACAATGTGCGTTTCTATTGCAAGGATGACCTAACCACAGCCATCCAGATTCGGAAGAACCAG GTGTCTAAACTTCTCCCAGAGCAGTTTGCTGAGCAGCTGATCAGGGTCCACTGCAAGAAGACTGATGACAGGAGTCTGGAAGCCGCCAAGAAGCACTTTGTCCAGTGGTGCATGAACATGAACTTCTCAAAGCCTCAG GATGGAGACATAATAGCACCTGAGCTGACTCCGCTAAAAGCCAGCTGGTCGAACAACAATGAGGGCGAGGATGGCAAAGGGGGCGACTTCAGGGAAGGAAACTGTACTAGTGTCAATGGACAAAAGAAAGCCAAAATTCATCTTTCATTTTAA